One window of the Candidatus Jettenia sp. genome contains the following:
- a CDS encoding VWA domain-containing protein codes for MVFRDPLILLLILIILPPLIYFHFRRKGTNQVVFPSIEIVKNLKPSFFHRYRHILIILRSTAIILLVIALARPQYGNEQTKVSTEGIDIVLAVDVSGSMLAEDFTIGGQRHNRLYVVKRVVEDFIKRRTNDRIGLVVFAGRAYTQCPMTLDYGMLLQLLQKAEIGMVEDGTAIGSGIGSSVDRLKDTKAKSKVVILLTDGRNNAGEIDPLTAAEIAKTFGIKIYTIGAGTKDLAPFPMMDMFGNKVMKQVKIDIDDDALTEIAKITDGKYYRATDTDSLKEIYNQIDKLEKTEAEVTQYTEYNEVFHYFLLPAFGLLLFELGLIKTRFRKIP; via the coding sequence ATGGTTTTTCGTGATCCGTTAATATTGTTATTAATTCTTATTATTCTTCCGCCGTTAATCTATTTTCACTTCCGTCGTAAGGGAACAAATCAGGTTGTTTTTCCGTCGATAGAGATAGTAAAGAATCTAAAACCTTCTTTCTTTCATCGTTATAGACATATATTGATTATCCTTAGGTCTACGGCTATTATTTTGCTTGTGATCGCCCTGGCACGGCCTCAATATGGAAATGAACAAACAAAAGTATCGACCGAAGGAATAGATATCGTCCTCGCTGTAGATGTTTCAGGCAGTATGCTGGCAGAAGATTTTACTATCGGTGGTCAAAGACATAACCGGCTTTATGTCGTTAAACGCGTGGTGGAGGATTTTATCAAGAGGCGTACGAATGATCGAATCGGCCTGGTTGTCTTTGCCGGGCGGGCGTATACGCAATGTCCAATGACTCTCGACTATGGGATGTTATTACAACTTTTACAGAAAGCTGAGATTGGTATGGTTGAAGATGGCACAGCCATAGGCTCTGGTATCGGTTCTTCTGTGGACAGGTTAAAGGATACGAAAGCAAAGAGCAAGGTAGTCATCCTGCTGACGGATGGAAGAAATAATGCGGGAGAGATAGATCCCTTAACTGCGGCTGAGATAGCGAAGACCTTTGGTATTAAGATCTATACCATAGGCGCTGGTACGAAAGATTTGGCTCCATTTCCCATGATGGATATGTTTGGAAATAAAGTGATGAAGCAGGTGAAGATTGATATCGATGATGATGCCCTCACGGAAATTGCAAAAATTACTGATGGGAAGTATTATCGGGCAACCGATACCGATTCACTGAAGGAGATTTATAATCAAATAGATAAACTCGAAAAAACTGAGGCTGAGGTAACTCAATATACAGAGTATAATGAAGTATTTCATTATTTCCTGCTTCCCGCTTTTGGCTTACTACTATTTGAATTAGGATTAATCAAAACAAGGTTCAGAAAAATACCATAA